A stretch of DNA from Thermus antranikianii DSM 12462:
GCGGTTTCCTCGGAGTGGTCCTTCTTCTTGGCGATCTCCTCACCCAGGAAGATGGGGCCGGAGTCCGAACCCCAGGCGATGTTCTTGAAGTGTTCCCCCATACCCCAGTCCAGAACCATGCGTTTGGCGATCTGGGTGGCCCGTTTGAAGTCGTCCTGGGCCCCGGTGGTCACGGTGCCGGTGAAGAGCTCCTCCGCCACCCGGCCCGCCATGAGGACGGCGAGCTCGTCCATGAGGTGGTCCTTGGAAACCAAAACCCTTTCCTCGGGTTTGCTCCAGCGGGCACCCAAGGCCATGCCCCTGGGGACGATGGAAACCTTCTCGGTTTTGTCGGCGTGGGGCAGAACCTCGCCCACCACCGCATGCCCGGCCTCATGGTAGGCCACGGCCCTCTTCTCTTCCTCGGAAAGCTTAAGGGCAGGCCGCTCGAGGCCCAGGACGATCTTGTCCAGGGCCTTCAGGAAGTGCTCCTTGCGGATTTTCTTGGCTCCCTCCCGGGCCGCCAGTAGAGCTGCCTCGTTCACCAAGTTCTTGAGGTCGGCCCCGGAAAAGCCCGGGGTGAGGTGGGCCAACTCCAGGGCGTCCACCTCCTCGGCGATGGGTTTACCCCGCATGTGCACCAAGAGGATATCCCGGCGCTCCTCCAGGGTGGGAAGGCCCACCACCACCTGGCGGTCAAAGCGCCCGGGGCGTAGCAGGGCGGGGTCTAGGATGTCCGGGCGGTTGGTGGCGGCCAGGACGATCACCGAGGTGTCCTTTTCGAAGCCGTCCATCTCGGAAAGGATCTGGTTCAGGGTCTGCTCCCGCTCGTCATGGCCGCCCCCGATGCCTGCCCCCCGTTTCCGGCCGATGGAGTCTAGCTCGTCGATGAAGATGATGCTGGGAGCGTTCCTTCGGGCGTCTTCAAAGAGGCTTCGTACCCGGCTTGCCCCCACGCCCACGAACATCTCCATGAATTCGCTGGCGGAGACGGAGAAGAAGGGTACGCCCGCTTCTCCCGCCACCGCCCGGGCCAGAAGGGTCTTGCCGGTTCCGGGAGGGCCCACCAGGAGAACTCCTTTGGGGATTTCCGCGCCCAGCTCCAGGTACTTCTTGGGGTTCTTGAGGAAGTCCACCACCTCCATGAGTTCCCGCTTGGCTTCCTCGTGGCCGGCCACGTCCTTGAAGGTGGTGTTGACCTGCTTTTCCTTCCCGTAAAGCTTGGCCCGGCTCTGCCCGAACTGCATCACCTGCCCGGCCCCGCCCTGGGCCCGCATGAAGAAGAACCAGAAGAAGACGATGAGGAGGAGGGTGGGTCCCAGGTAGAGGAGGAACTGGGGCCACAGGGAGGGAGGTTTGGTGACGATCCTCACCCCGTTTTCCTCCAGGAAGCGGAGAAGCTCGGGGTCGGCCACCTGGGCCGGGGGCAAGGGCACGGCGAAGCGCCTGGCCACCTGGCTTCCTCCCTGGGGGGTGGGGAAGCGCTCGGGTTCCTTCAAGGTGCCCAGGATGCGGGTTTCCTCCAGGGCCACCTCCGCCACTTTGCCCTGGCGCACCAGGGTGCGGAACTCCGTGTAGGGAAGGGTGGGGGCCGGAGGGCCTATGAAGGCGGTATAGGCCAGATAGCCTAGAAGGAGCAAAAAGACTAGGGTGAAGGGGTTGATCCGCTGCGGCAAGGTCTACCTCCCTGGTCCTATGGTAGCGCCTTTGCGGTGAGAGGACTGAGGGGTGTGGTATCCTCTAGCCGCGATGAGGGGGGTCCTCGAGGCCCTGCACCAAGGGGATTATGATACCGCCATTGAGCGCCTGACCCGGAAGGCCTTGTTCGGCTCCAGGGGGGAGGCTCGGGAGGCCCTTTTGCTCCTGGCGGAGGTGCACAGCCTCTACGGGGAGGAGGGGCTGGAGAAGGCCCACCGGGCTTTGGAAGAGGCCTATGAGCTTGGGGGGTTGGAGTACGACCCCCTGTACCGGGCCCTGCTGGGGGAGCTTTTGGCCCTCGAGGGCCGGGGGGAAAGGGAGGTGCTGGCCCTGTTCCTTCCCACGGAGGACCCCCGGGCCCGCTACCATCAGGCCCAGGCCCTTTTCTACCTGGGCCGGTTTGAGGAGGTTCTGAGGACACTTAAGGAGGGGCTTCCCGCCTTTTTGGCCTGGCGGGCGGAGGGGCTTAAGGGAAGGGCCTTGGAAAGGCTCGGCCGCTACCGGGAGGCCGCTTTGGCCTACGAGAGAGGGGCGGAGCTGGCCTTGGGGCTGGAGCGCTACTGGCTCCTCTTGGATGCCGCCGCCATGTGGCTGGAGGTGGGGGAGGGGGAAAGAGCCCTTTTGGCCCTCGAGGAGGCCTTGGGAGCCGTGGGAGAGGAACCCGTGGAGGATGCCGCTACCCGCCACTACCTCTTGGCCCGGGCCCATCTCCTTCTGGATAACCCCAACCGGGCCCTGGAGGAGGTGCAGAGGGCTTTGGCCTTGGAGGAGGAAGGCGGCCACAAGGCCTATGGCACCCCCCTTCTGCAGGGGCAGATCCTGCTCCGCCTGGGCCGCTACGCCGAGGGCATGGCTGCCTTCCAGGAAGCCTTGGCCAGGGCTGAGGGTCCGGAGAAGGGATACGTTCTCCACGAGATGGCGGTGGCGGCCTTGGACCAGGGGGCCTACCTGGAGGCGGAGGAGTACCTGGAGGCTCTTTTGCGGGAAGAGGGCTACCCCTACCGGGCTCAGGCCTTGGCGGACCTGGCCGAGGCTTTGTACCGCCAGGGGCGGTACCAGGAGGCGGAGGAAATGGCCCATAGAGCCATGCGCCAGGGAGCGGAGGCGGCAGGGGAGCTCATCCTGGGCCATATCGCCTACGACCTGATGCACCTGGAAGAAGCCTTGGCCCACTACCGCCGGGCAGCAGAGCTTGCGGAGGAGGGAAGCCGGGAGTGGGTGGGAGCCCAGGAGATGGTGGTGGACACTCTGGTCCAGCTGGGTTACCGCTCTCCCGAGGAGATCCTGGCCCGTGCGGAGGCGGTTCTGCCCCACATCCACCCCGCCGACGAGTGGCACCAGGCCCTGATTGCCTACCGGGAGCGGGCGGAGGCCATCCTTCGGGAGGGTAGACGGCCCAACTAGGTCCCGCCCCGCCTTAAGGGGGCCAGGGCCTTCAGCACCTCCTGAGCCTTTAAGGGCTTGGGGAGATGCAAAACCCTGAGGGGACGGAAGAGAAGCCCCGGGGGGGTTTCGCTCACCAGGTATAGGGAGGCCAGCTTGCCCTCGGGATGGGCCCGGAGTTTTCGGGCTATTTCTAAGGTCCTTTCCCCCTGGAGGATGATGGCCTTGGGCCTTTCCTTGAGAAGGCGCAGGGCCATCTCCAGGTTCAAGGGAAGCTGCACCCGGTAGCGGTGGGCCTCCAGGAGGTAGAGGAGAAGCCGCCTTACCACCTCGCTTTCCGCCAGCACCAGGACCAGGGGATCGTCCGCAAGCAGGGTGGAAGGGCGGATCAGCCCCCGGCTTTTCAGCTCAAAGAGGATGTGGTAGACCTCTTCCTCCGGAAGGCCGGATAGCAGGGCCACGCTTCTTGCCCGGCGCACCCCGTCCAAGAGTTCCAACACCGTCCAGGCCTCGGGGGTGAGGGGGTGGCGGGTGGGGTCCTCCACCAGGTGGAAGACCTCGTCGGGGTCCACCTGGCCCTGGCGCCACTCGTCCAGGCGCCGGGCTGCTTCCAGAAGGGTGGCCTTGGTTTCCAGGGTCTCCGGCAAGGCCACCTGGCTTCCCTCCTCGAGGGGCTCGGCCAGGATCTCCCCTTCCTTCTCCCCTAGCAGGGTGGCCAGGGCCTCCAGGACCTGGGCCTCGAGGGCCTCCCTTAGCTCCTCTTCCCCGATGAGGCCCAGCTCCAGGGCCAAGGCCCCCAAGGGGGTGCCAGGGTTTTCCCGCCCCTGGCGCTCCACTAATTCCTGAACTTCCTCCAGGGAAAGGTGGCCAAGGCGCACCAGGTACTCCCCCAGGTGGGGTCCCGGCTCGGTGCGGGCGTAGAGGATGCGCCCGTGGAGGAGGTGGATCCTGCCGTAAAGGCGCCCCCGGAAGGTCACCACGGCGCTTTTGCGGTGGTCGGCCAGGGCTTTCAGGAGTTCCGCCAGGTCCAGTTCTTCCAGGGTGGCCCGTACCATGGCCTAGAGAAGGGGTTCCACGGGGGGGGGATAGCCCAGGTGGCGGTAGGCCCGTTCCGTGGCCACCCGGCCCCGGGGGGTGCGCTTCAGGAGCCCCTGCTGGATGAGGTAAGGTTCGTGTACTTCTTCCAGGGTACCCGGATCCTCGGAGACGGCGGTGGCCAGGGTCTGCAGGCCCACCGGGCCGCCTCCGAAGCGCAGGATCAGGGTTTCCAGGATCTCCCGGTCCCGTTTCTCCAGGCCCAGCTCGTCCAAACCCAAGGCGTTTAGGGCTTCCAGGGTCCTTTCCTGGGTGATGGTTTCCTCCCCCGCCACCTGGGCGAAGTCCCGCACCCTGCGGAAGAGCCTTTTGGCCACGCGCATGGTGCCCCGGCTTCTTTTGGCGATCTCCAGGGCGGCCTCCTCGGTGATGGCCACCCCTAAAAGCCTCGCGTCCCGCCTGACCCCTTCGGCCAGCTCCTCCACGGAGTAGTACTCCAGGTGTTCCACGATGCCGAAGCGGCTCCGCAAGGGGGCGGTGATGAGGCCCGGGCGGGTGGTGGCCCCGATCAGGGTGAAGCGGGGAAGCTCCAGGCGGATGGTGCGGGCCGCGGGCCCCTGGCCGATGACGATGTCCATCTTGAAGTCCTCCATGGCCGGGTAGAGGTGCTCCTCCGCCTGGCGGCTTAGCCGGTGGATCTCGTCGATGAAGAGGATGTCCCCTTCCTCTAGGGAGTTGGCCAGGATGGCGGCCAGATCGCCGGGTTTCTCTATGGCGGGCCCCGAGGTGACGCGCAGGTTCACCCCAAGCTCGTAGGCGATCACGTGGGCCAGGGTGGTCTTGCCCAGGCCAGGGGGCCCGAAGAGGAGGAGGTGCTCTAAGGGCTCCCCCCGGGCCTTGGCCGCCTCGAGGTACACCCTCAGCTTCTTCTTCAACCTCTCCTGGCCGATGTACTCGTCCAGGGTCCTGGGCCTTAGGGCGAGGTCCGGGTGCACTTCCACGCCCTTTCATGATAGCCTTTTCCCGTGCGCCGGACGGTTAAGGAGTTCCGTCACGCCAAGGGCCAGAGGCTCGTGTACCTCACCGCCTACGACTACCCCACGGCCCGCCTAGCTGAGCGGGCTGGGGTGGACGCCATCCTGGTGGGGGATTCCCTGGGCATGGTGGTGCTGGGCTATTCCTCCACGGTTCCCGTGAGCCTGGAGGAGATGCTCCACCACACCAAGGCGGCCCGGCGGGGGGCCCCGGACACCTTCTTGGTGGCGGACCTGCCCTATCTTTCCTATGCCACCCTGGATCGGGCCCTTTTCGCCGCGGAACGGCTTCTGAAGGAAGGTGGGGCGGATGCGGTGAAGCTGGAGGGTGGGGAGGAGGTGGCGGAGATCATCTTCGGGCTCAGCCGGGCGGGGGTGTCGGTCCTGGGCCACGTGGGCCTCACCCCCCAGACGGCGAGCCAGCTTGGGGGCTACAGGCTGCAGGGGAGGCGCCCCGAGGAGGCCGAGCGCATCCTAAAAGGGGCCATGGCCCTCGAGGAGGCGGGGGCTTACGGGGTGGTGCTGGAGATGGTGCCCAAGGACCTGGCCAAGGAGATTACGGAGAGGCTATCCATCCACACCGTGGGCATCGGAGCCGGCTCCCACACGGACGCCCAGATTCTGGTCTTCCACGACGTGGTGGGGCTTTACGGGGAGTTCAAGCCCCGGTTCGTGAAGCGGTATCTGGAGGGGGAAAGGCTCTTCCTCGAGGCCCTATCCCAGTACGTGCAGGAGGTGCGGGAGGGCGTGTTCCCCTCTGACGAGCACAGCTTCTAGGGGTAGGGTTTCCTCCCGCCCGGGCTTTTTATTTGCCCCAAGCGTTTGGAGATGGTCTATACTTTTGCAGGAGGGCGCTTTGGGTATGGAAGGGCCTATGCCCTCGCACCCCGGATCTTTGATCCGCAGGATCCTCCTTGCCCTACGCCAGGTGTTCCAGGCGGCCCCGCGGGAGGCGGCCTTGCTTTTGGGCCTTCTCGCCCTGGGCGGGCTCCTTCCGGTTGCGGTGCTGGGTCTCACCCGCACTCTGGTGGACGGCCTGGCGCGGGAACTGGGAAGGGGATCCCTTACCGTGGATCTGTTCTGGCCCCTGGCAGGGCTTGCCCTGGCCTTTGCCCTGGATTTTCTGCTGGTGCCCTGGGTGGCCTTTCTGCAGGGGGCGGTCAACGAAAAGCTCACGGCCAGGGTGCACCTCTTGCTGATGGAAAAGGCTGCGGGCCTTCCCGACCTGACGCCCTTTGAGAACCCCAGCTTCCACGACGAGCTTCAGGTGCTGCGGGACCAGGCACCGTACCAGCCCCTAAACCTGCTGGTTTTTCTCGGCAACGCCTTCCGCCAGGGGATCACGGTGGCGGGGGTATTGGGGTTGCTCTTCAGCCTGGCCCCGGTATTCCCCCTGCTGTTGCTTGCGGGTAGCCTACCCCAGGCCCTCCTCACCTTTCGGTTGCAAAAGGGGGTGTGGGAAGCTCTTCTCTTTGGGGCGCCCGAGGCCCGGCGGATGCGCTACTTCGCCGAGGCCCTTCTGAGCCCGGAAGGAGCCAAGGAGGTCCGGCTTTATGGCCTGTTGCCCTTCTTCCGGGGGCGGTATCTGGAGGCCTTTTGGCGGTTGCACCGGGCCTTGTGGCGGGCCCGGGGACGGCAGGCCCTGGGGGCCAGCGGTTTGGTGCTGGGAAGCACCCTGGCCACCGCCCTGGCCCTGTACTTGGGGTTGCGGCAGGCTCTATTGGGGGCTTCAGGGCTCGGCAGCCTGGTGCTCCTCCTGCAGTCGGTGGGGACCTTGCAGCAGAACCTCTACGGCCTGATCCAGGATGGGGGGATGCTGTACGAAAGCCTCCTCTACTTTGAGCGGCTTGAGGCCTTCCTGGCCTTACCTCCCGCCTTGGCTCAGACTGCTTCCAAGGCGGTGCAAGGTTTCGAGGAGATTCGCTTTGAAAACGTGGGCTTCGTCTACCCCGGGGGCCGGCGGGCCCTCGAGGGCGTCTCCTTCACCATCCGGCGGGGGGAGCGGCTGGCCCTGGTGGGGGAAAACGGTGCGGGCAAGACCACCTTGGTCAAGCTCCTTCTCCGCTTCTATGACCCCACGGAGGGCCGCATCCTGG
This window harbors:
- the ftsH gene encoding ATP-dependent zinc metalloprotease FtsH produces the protein MPQRINPFTLVFLLLLGYLAYTAFIGPPAPTLPYTEFRTLVRQGKVAEVALEETRILGTLKEPERFPTPQGGSQVARRFAVPLPPAQVADPELLRFLEENGVRIVTKPPSLWPQFLLYLGPTLLLIVFFWFFFMRAQGGAGQVMQFGQSRAKLYGKEKQVNTTFKDVAGHEEAKRELMEVVDFLKNPKKYLELGAEIPKGVLLVGPPGTGKTLLARAVAGEAGVPFFSVSASEFMEMFVGVGASRVRSLFEDARRNAPSIIFIDELDSIGRKRGAGIGGGHDEREQTLNQILSEMDGFEKDTSVIVLAATNRPDILDPALLRPGRFDRQVVVGLPTLEERRDILLVHMRGKPIAEEVDALELAHLTPGFSGADLKNLVNEAALLAAREGAKKIRKEHFLKALDKIVLGLERPALKLSEEEKRAVAYHEAGHAVVGEVLPHADKTEKVSIVPRGMALGARWSKPEERVLVSKDHLMDELAVLMAGRVAEELFTGTVTTGAQDDFKRATQIAKRMVLDWGMGEHFKNIAWGSDSGPIFLGEEIAKKKDHSEETARLIDQDIRKILDEAYAKARQVLMEHAPAMHKIAEELLREETIPGERVRAILKETQAVQRASEESA
- a CDS encoding tetratricopeptide repeat protein, with the translated sequence MRGVLEALHQGDYDTAIERLTRKALFGSRGEAREALLLLAEVHSLYGEEGLEKAHRALEEAYELGGLEYDPLYRALLGELLALEGRGEREVLALFLPTEDPRARYHQAQALFYLGRFEEVLRTLKEGLPAFLAWRAEGLKGRALERLGRYREAALAYERGAELALGLERYWLLLDAAAMWLEVGEGERALLALEEALGAVGEEPVEDAATRHYLLARAHLLLDNPNRALEEVQRALALEEEGGHKAYGTPLLQGQILLRLGRYAEGMAAFQEALARAEGPEKGYVLHEMAVAALDQGAYLEAEEYLEALLREEGYPYRAQALADLAEALYRQGRYQEAEEMAHRAMRQGAEAAGELILGHIAYDLMHLEEALAHYRRAAELAEEGSREWVGAQEMVVDTLVQLGYRSPEEILARAEAVLPHIHPADEWHQALIAYRERAEAILREGRRPN
- a CDS encoding DUF4388 domain-containing protein, translated to MVRATLEELDLAELLKALADHRKSAVVTFRGRLYGRIHLLHGRILYARTEPGPHLGEYLVRLGHLSLEEVQELVERQGRENPGTPLGALALELGLIGEEELREALEAQVLEALATLLGEKEGEILAEPLEEGSQVALPETLETKATLLEAARRLDEWRQGQVDPDEVFHLVEDPTRHPLTPEAWTVLELLDGVRRARSVALLSGLPEEEVYHILFELKSRGLIRPSTLLADDPLVLVLAESEVVRRLLLYLLEAHRYRVQLPLNLEMALRLLKERPKAIILQGERTLEIARKLRAHPEGKLASLYLVSETPPGLLFRPLRVLHLPKPLKAQEVLKALAPLRRGGT
- the ruvB gene encoding Holliday junction branch migration DNA helicase RuvB, with translation MHPDLALRPRTLDEYIGQERLKKKLRVYLEAAKARGEPLEHLLLFGPPGLGKTTLAHVIAYELGVNLRVTSGPAIEKPGDLAAILANSLEEGDILFIDEIHRLSRQAEEHLYPAMEDFKMDIVIGQGPAARTIRLELPRFTLIGATTRPGLITAPLRSRFGIVEHLEYYSVEELAEGVRRDARLLGVAITEEAALEIAKRSRGTMRVAKRLFRRVRDFAQVAGEETITQERTLEALNALGLDELGLEKRDREILETLILRFGGGPVGLQTLATAVSEDPGTLEEVHEPYLIQQGLLKRTPRGRVATERAYRHLGYPPPVEPLL
- the panB gene encoding 3-methyl-2-oxobutanoate hydroxymethyltransferase; translated protein: MRRTVKEFRHAKGQRLVYLTAYDYPTARLAERAGVDAILVGDSLGMVVLGYSSTVPVSLEEMLHHTKAARRGAPDTFLVADLPYLSYATLDRALFAAERLLKEGGADAVKLEGGEEVAEIIFGLSRAGVSVLGHVGLTPQTASQLGGYRLQGRRPEEAERILKGAMALEEAGAYGVVLEMVPKDLAKEITERLSIHTVGIGAGSHTDAQILVFHDVVGLYGEFKPRFVKRYLEGERLFLEALSQYVQEVREGVFPSDEHSF
- a CDS encoding ABC transporter ATP-binding protein; the protein is MIRRILLALRQVFQAAPREAALLLGLLALGGLLPVAVLGLTRTLVDGLARELGRGSLTVDLFWPLAGLALAFALDFLLVPWVAFLQGAVNEKLTARVHLLLMEKAAGLPDLTPFENPSFHDELQVLRDQAPYQPLNLLVFLGNAFRQGITVAGVLGLLFSLAPVFPLLLLAGSLPQALLTFRLQKGVWEALLFGAPEARRMRYFAEALLSPEGAKEVRLYGLLPFFRGRYLEAFWRLHRALWRARGRQALGASGLVLGSTLATALALYLGLRQALLGASGLGSLVLLLQSVGTLQQNLYGLIQDGGMLYESLLYFERLEAFLALPPALAQTASKAVQGFEEIRFENVGFVYPGGRRALEGVSFTIRRGERLALVGENGAGKTTLVKLLLRFYDPTEGRILVDGVDLRELDLDAWRRLVSAVFQDYGRYALTLRENIALGDLEALSDEGRLWEAAKAGGALELLERLGLEALLSKAFGGTELSLGEWQRVALSRAFFRGGELLVLDEPTASLDPKEEAHLYRRFAELSRGRTVLLITHRLGSVQMADRILVLQKGRLVEEGTHEELLGRAGVYAELWRLQAGLYRSDGDALGSGVGA